The following proteins are co-located in the Echinicola sp. 20G genome:
- a CDS encoding SusC/RagA family TonB-linked outer membrane protein — MKKNLKDYPLKGDLWPKVMKLTAILTLVFCVNVSAAVNSQVLKDVHFKNIELRSLIKEIEKRTSYQFFYSPEDVDAIKGLKVDEKSISVEALLNKQLKTTELTFEIVDETIVLKPKVTTNKSNKNLQVSAGPVKLDREMEEVTGVVKDETGQPLPGVIVQLKGSTQANITDIEGKYRVLVPDEETVLIFRILGYETQEIVVGNQTKINVSMKVSVTGLDEVVVTGVVERKKDSFTGAAATFDTDDLKQVSNGNAITAIRSLDPSIAVLENNELGSNPNVLPNIEVRGKTSISTSDLRDEFGSDPNQPLFVLDGFETTLRTIVDLDVNRIKSITILKDAASTALYGSNAANGVVVVETKKPEVGKILLSYTGDFRVDMPDLSDYNMMNAAEKLEFERLSGRYRPFDNGGTPDPVKQLELDKLYSTRLAEVRRGVDTYWLSEPVQTGFTNSHTLYADGGTDELRFGVSANYRNVQGVMKGSGRETWQGAVDLVYRKGKFNISNKLFVNGSLAKESPYGNFSTFVNANPYFRKYNEDGGVDKYLEDGNVQGYSRGVVANPLYNALLDNQYDETRTFNVQNNIQLRYNITPSFRLQAMGQLSGGKNESEVFVSPLNTQFDNTDFLEKGRYDNSQNSSFTYRGNVMAIYSKVRGKHSITANGRMEIQNQSNERKSFTAVGFPIGAVGNPAFAFSYLPNSNPSAAYRDFRRVNGLASVNYSYDQRFLFDATYRIDGSTTFGRNNPYSPFWAVGAGWNLHNEPSLKQNSKVSTLRLRGNIGVTGNQSFGNITSVSVYNFDEERNIFGQGIYLSTLGNPDLEWQRTQNISVGIDFGLFNNKLSGYVNAYQKITDPLIVVIDQPASTGITGIPMNIGKMDAKGIETNIRYSPIFRPSERVVWTIGWMGSFTNQKYAEFDNKLESLNNEELESNSFLRYRDGYSPTDIWAVPSLGIDPATGKEVFLKQNGESTFEYDPADIVRVGNTRPFSQGVISTNVSYKGWLLNVYMRYKIGADVFNNALYSKVENISSSGILLNQDRRALTERWRQPGDISQFKSISLTSTSPMSSRFVQEENSLSGESISVGYQWNANSHFLKSMGLSRLRVNAIMNDIFRLSTVQVERGTSYPFARTVSFSLNATF; from the coding sequence ATGAAGAAAAATTTAAAGGATTATCCCTTAAAAGGGGATTTATGGCCAAAAGTTATGAAGTTAACCGCTATTCTAACCTTGGTGTTTTGTGTCAACGTATCTGCAGCAGTGAATTCACAGGTGCTTAAAGACGTTCATTTCAAAAATATTGAGCTCAGATCTCTGATCAAAGAGATAGAAAAAAGAACCAGTTACCAGTTCTTTTACAGCCCAGAGGATGTAGATGCCATCAAAGGGTTGAAGGTAGATGAAAAGTCCATCTCAGTAGAAGCACTACTGAATAAACAATTAAAAACAACAGAATTAACCTTTGAAATAGTAGATGAAACAATTGTACTCAAACCAAAAGTAACCACTAACAAAAGCAATAAAAATTTACAAGTATCTGCAGGTCCGGTAAAGTTGGATAGGGAGATGGAGGAAGTAACCGGTGTCGTCAAGGACGAAACAGGGCAGCCTTTACCTGGTGTGATTGTACAACTTAAAGGGTCAACCCAAGCCAATATTACAGATATCGAAGGAAAGTATAGGGTGCTGGTTCCCGATGAGGAGACTGTGTTGATATTTAGGATTCTGGGATATGAAACCCAAGAAATTGTGGTTGGGAATCAAACCAAAATCAATGTCTCCATGAAAGTAAGTGTAACTGGACTGGATGAAGTTGTGGTGACTGGAGTTGTGGAGCGTAAGAAAGATAGCTTTACAGGTGCTGCAGCCACTTTCGATACAGATGACTTAAAGCAAGTTTCCAACGGAAACGCCATTACAGCGATTAGATCATTGGATCCATCCATTGCTGTATTGGAAAATAATGAATTAGGCTCTAACCCTAACGTACTTCCCAATATTGAGGTTAGGGGGAAAACCAGTATTTCTACCTCGGACTTGAGAGACGAATTTGGTTCTGATCCAAACCAACCTCTATTTGTACTGGATGGTTTTGAAACTACACTAAGAACCATTGTGGATTTGGATGTCAATAGAATCAAATCCATTACGATCTTGAAAGATGCGGCATCTACAGCACTTTATGGTTCCAATGCAGCCAATGGCGTGGTGGTGGTAGAAACCAAAAAACCAGAAGTGGGGAAAATATTACTCTCTTATACAGGTGACTTTAGAGTGGATATGCCAGATCTGAGTGATTACAATATGATGAATGCCGCTGAAAAACTAGAGTTTGAGCGACTTTCAGGAAGGTATCGTCCCTTCGATAATGGTGGTACACCTGATCCAGTAAAGCAACTGGAACTGGATAAACTCTACAGCACACGCTTGGCGGAAGTAAGAAGAGGAGTGGATACTTATTGGTTATCTGAGCCTGTGCAAACTGGTTTTACCAATTCACATACCCTATATGCAGATGGTGGTACGGATGAGTTGCGCTTTGGCGTATCTGCCAACTACCGAAATGTGCAAGGGGTGATGAAAGGTTCAGGCCGCGAAACTTGGCAGGGAGCGGTGGATTTGGTTTACAGAAAAGGAAAGTTCAATATCAGTAACAAATTATTTGTTAATGGATCATTGGCCAAAGAATCACCTTATGGTAACTTTTCAACCTTCGTAAATGCAAACCCTTATTTTAGGAAGTACAATGAAGATGGGGGAGTGGACAAGTACCTAGAAGATGGCAATGTACAGGGATATTCTCGTGGGGTAGTAGCTAACCCGTTGTACAATGCGCTTTTGGATAATCAGTATGATGAAACCAGGACTTTTAATGTTCAGAATAATATCCAATTAAGGTATAATATTACCCCAAGTTTTAGATTGCAGGCGATGGGTCAACTCTCAGGAGGTAAAAATGAGTCAGAGGTGTTCGTTAGTCCATTAAATACCCAATTTGATAACACGGACTTTTTGGAAAAAGGAAGGTATGACAATAGCCAAAACTCTTCTTTTACTTATAGAGGAAACGTCATGGCCATATATTCCAAGGTACGTGGAAAGCACAGTATCACTGCTAATGGTCGAATGGAAATTCAAAATCAAAGCAATGAGAGAAAGTCATTTACAGCAGTAGGCTTCCCAATTGGAGCAGTAGGTAACCCTGCCTTCGCGTTTTCTTATCTTCCCAACTCAAACCCTTCCGCTGCATACCGTGACTTTAGAAGGGTGAATGGATTAGCCAGTGTCAACTATTCCTATGATCAGCGCTTTTTATTCGATGCTACCTATAGAATAGATGGTTCAACAACATTTGGTAGAAACAATCCATATTCCCCATTCTGGGCGGTAGGAGCTGGTTGGAATCTGCACAATGAGCCTTCCTTGAAGCAAAATTCAAAAGTGAGTACTTTGAGACTGAGGGGAAATATTGGGGTTACCGGTAACCAAAGCTTTGGAAACATCACTTCTGTTTCGGTCTATAACTTCGACGAAGAGAGAAATATTTTTGGCCAAGGTATATACCTTTCTACTTTGGGTAATCCTGATTTGGAGTGGCAAAGAACTCAAAATATCAGTGTAGGGATCGACTTTGGTTTGTTTAACAACAAACTTTCAGGATATGTAAATGCTTATCAAAAAATCACGGATCCTTTGATTGTGGTGATTGATCAACCAGCTTCAACCGGAATTACAGGTATCCCAATGAATATTGGTAAAATGGATGCCAAAGGGATTGAAACCAATATTCGTTATTCTCCAATTTTCAGACCTAGTGAAAGAGTGGTTTGGACCATTGGCTGGATGGGCAGTTTTACGAATCAAAAGTACGCCGAGTTTGATAACAAACTGGAGAGCTTAAACAATGAAGAATTAGAAAGCAATAGTTTTTTAAGGTACCGAGATGGCTATAGCCCTACAGACATTTGGGCAGTACCATCTTTAGGGATAGATCCAGCTACTGGGAAGGAAGTTTTCCTTAAACAAAATGGAGAAAGTACTTTTGAATATGACCCAGCTGACATTGTTAGAGTAGGTAATACAAGACCATTTTCTCAAGGAGTTATCAGTACTAATGTTTCTTACAAAGGCTGGCTGTTGAATGTGTACATGAGGTACAAAATAGGTGCGGATGTATTTAATAATGCTTTATACTCCAAAGTGGAAAATATCTCAAGCAGTGGGATCTTGTTAAACCAAGACAGACGTGCACTTACGGAGAGATGGAGGCAGCCTGGTGATATCAGCCAGTTTAAAAGCATCAGCTTGACTTCTACATCTCCAATGTCTTCTAGGTTTGTACAGGAAGAAAACAGCTTAAGTGGAGAGTCCATTTCTGTAGGATACCAGTGGAATGCCAATAGTCATTTTCTAAAAAGTATGGGACTTAGCCGATTGCGGGTCAATGCCATTATGAATGACATTTTTAGACTGTCTACAGTTCAGGTGGAGCGTGGAACTTCGTACCCATTTGCCAGAACAGTTTCATTCTCGTTAAACGCAACATTCTAA
- a CDS encoding RagB/SusD family nutrient uptake outer membrane protein produces the protein MKKGIIKYIVGVCAVWMTSSCDDYLDVQPMDKFLESQVFSTQVGVQNALNGIYLELNNNRAYGEDLTLGAIEALAQRYNQPNSDQPLYSYQNYLYDEQPVMTKFESIWTRAYVNILNINALLDGLEKYPGVLPQDEENLVKGESYALRAFLHFDMLRIFGGVPGESMDAYQLPYYDAVEKEAVPLIAGSLFMDKVLADLEMAGDYLSGDPIVENGTMLSESPDGEINFFRYRNFRMNLYAVKALQARAYQYAGNDQAALESAEWVIENASQWFPWTDPLAVLSTPDAPDMVFSSEILFGTYNMNLYGRFNSLFNSSLQENKILYARPRRLDQTFETNENDYRFNSSWVLGSNHSFKTFNKYNEPGQINNSTASFKYVLGLIRMSEMYYIAAESLADTDPGKALGYLNTVRYNRGLQDLNEGVDIQDEILKEYRKEFFGEGQLFFYYKRHNVSSIPNGSSNTANKTMDESTYVVPLPLSELEFRN, from the coding sequence ATGAAAAAAGGAATCATAAAATATATAGTAGGGGTTTGTGCAGTGTGGATGACCAGTTCATGTGATGATTATCTGGATGTACAGCCCATGGACAAATTTTTGGAGAGCCAGGTATTTTCAACTCAAGTCGGAGTACAAAATGCTTTGAACGGCATCTATCTGGAACTGAACAATAACCGTGCTTATGGAGAGGACCTTACTTTGGGTGCTATAGAGGCATTAGCACAGCGGTACAACCAACCGAATAGTGACCAACCCTTGTATTCGTACCAAAACTATTTGTACGATGAGCAGCCCGTGATGACCAAGTTTGAAAGCATCTGGACCAGGGCCTATGTGAACATCTTGAATATCAATGCGCTTCTGGATGGCCTGGAGAAGTATCCGGGTGTTTTGCCCCAGGATGAAGAAAATCTGGTCAAGGGAGAAAGCTATGCCTTGAGGGCATTCCTTCACTTTGACATGCTGCGGATCTTTGGAGGTGTACCGGGGGAAAGCATGGATGCGTACCAGTTGCCCTATTACGATGCAGTGGAAAAGGAAGCTGTCCCGCTGATTGCCGGGAGTTTGTTTATGGACAAAGTGTTGGCTGACCTTGAGATGGCGGGGGATTACCTTTCCGGAGATCCAATCGTTGAAAACGGGACGATGCTTTCGGAATCACCGGATGGGGAAATCAACTTTTTCAGGTACAGGAACTTCAGGATGAACCTTTATGCGGTGAAGGCACTCCAGGCAAGGGCATATCAGTATGCCGGTAATGATCAGGCAGCCCTGGAATCAGCTGAATGGGTGATCGAAAATGCAAGCCAGTGGTTCCCATGGACAGATCCTTTGGCTGTATTGTCCACTCCTGATGCCCCTGATATGGTGTTCTCTTCTGAGATTCTTTTCGGGACCTATAACATGAACCTTTACGGCAGGTTCAATAGCCTGTTCAACAGTAGTTTACAGGAGAACAAAATTTTGTATGCTAGGCCAAGGAGACTTGACCAGACCTTTGAGACCAATGAAAATGATTACCGCTTCAATTCTTCATGGGTATTGGGCAGCAACCATTCCTTCAAGACATTCAACAAGTACAATGAGCCAGGTCAGATCAATAACTCAACAGCAAGCTTTAAATATGTATTGGGATTGATCAGGATGTCAGAGATGTATTATATAGCAGCGGAGTCCTTGGCGGACACTGATCCAGGGAAAGCACTGGGTTACTTGAATACGGTAAGGTACAACAGGGGCTTGCAGGACCTGAACGAAGGTGTGGATATCCAGGACGAGATCCTGAAGGAGTACAGGAAGGAGTTCTTCGGAGAAGGCCAGTTGTTCTTTTATTACAAAAGACATAATGTCAGCTCCATTCCAAACGGCTCATCGAATACGGCCAACAAGACGATGGACGAGAGCACCTATGTGGTTCCTTTGCCACTATCAGAATTAGAGTTTAGAAACTAG
- a CDS encoding DUF4843 domain-containing protein, which produces MKKLIQNIYLLLAIVACWSCVEDELDTFQNEDSIYFSMSTEGTSVNPDTDSLFYSVGLVPQTFTDTIISIPVKVLGLVKDQERSFTVELSQGTTAQEGVDFEFVNDHVIPAGEVSSNIDIRLIKTEEIAEDTVVLKLKLLSDDHFKTEMTTYIDRYGEAQLSHVDLDIYLTGVIQEPQYWFEPYLGKFSAKKFFLMVDVLGFDPLIYTGNVSLSQNQYFGIAMKRYLDEQKALGNTIYDEDGTEMEMGVYI; this is translated from the coding sequence ATGAAAAAGTTAATTCAAAATATATATCTATTATTGGCCATTGTGGCTTGCTGGAGCTGTGTGGAGGATGAGTTAGATACTTTTCAGAATGAGGACAGTATTTACTTCTCCATGTCCACAGAAGGTACATCTGTTAACCCGGATACTGATAGCCTATTTTATTCTGTAGGTTTAGTCCCTCAAACTTTCACTGATACTATAATCAGTATTCCAGTTAAGGTTTTAGGGTTAGTTAAGGATCAGGAAAGAAGTTTTACAGTAGAGTTAAGTCAAGGAACGACTGCTCAAGAAGGAGTGGACTTTGAGTTTGTCAATGACCATGTGATCCCAGCAGGTGAAGTTTCTTCTAATATCGATATAAGGTTGATTAAAACTGAAGAAATAGCGGAAGATACAGTAGTACTTAAATTAAAACTACTTTCGGACGATCATTTTAAAACAGAAATGACCACCTATATAGATCGATATGGTGAAGCCCAATTGAGCCATGTGGATCTTGATATTTATTTAACGGGAGTGATTCAAGAACCTCAATATTGGTTTGAACCGTACTTGGGTAAATTCTCAGCCAAGAAGTTTTTCTTGATGGTGGATGTATTAGGTTTTGATCCACTGATTTATACGGGTAATGTATCTCTATCTCAAAATCAATATTTTGGAATTGCTATGAAAAGGTACCTGGATGAACAGAAAGCTTTGGGCAATACCATTTATGATGAGGATGGTACTGAAATGGAAATGGGTGTCTATATCTAA
- a CDS encoding PKD-like family lipoprotein has product MKKIIIYICLLALPVLMTSCYEDLGNYEYTDINEIGIKGIDSSYVAYQGRIFQIQPELSFTLDQAGDPEHYEYEWVLHRVGGLVGDKEKILGYEKDLNVDLTVPPGEYDAHYRVLDKETGVEFFWDFKVEVKSSVYEGWLVMSDVAGEARLDMASLIEEEYEVIPDVLGYTGSSLHLEGAPGLVYCYGYDPTLYGVYVTSEGTGTTKIDPETFDWSEDLRLSYEAIANFPAKLNADKIYSKGGYVSFMVKDNNIYYYYRTYQVKYGAPVNKVANESTSFKASEFVSAGPGSITHSVFFDEDNKRFLRHLGANNLEAAVMPNNATLFDYNIGMDLVFMTYTTYNNGEAFAILKDGTTYHIARMLQRNRNIRQVYFEEISVPGFEQAENFAIQPDFGYLFFNIGSKIYEYDVSSKVAHEMLDMAGREITHMEFNSSSPVGSQLIVALNDPSKPEGSTGSLEFYEVPAVNGQIVFDSKLEGFGKITGIAYRSR; this is encoded by the coding sequence ATGAAAAAAATAATTATATATATATGCTTATTGGCCCTTCCTGTTTTAATGACATCGTGTTATGAAGATTTGGGAAATTATGAATATACAGATATCAATGAAATTGGTATTAAGGGAATCGACAGCAGTTATGTGGCCTATCAAGGTAGGATTTTTCAAATTCAACCAGAACTTAGTTTTACTTTAGATCAGGCTGGTGATCCTGAGCATTATGAGTATGAATGGGTACTACATAGAGTCGGCGGTTTGGTAGGAGATAAAGAAAAAATTCTCGGTTATGAAAAAGACTTGAATGTAGACTTAACGGTGCCTCCAGGGGAATATGATGCCCACTATAGGGTGTTAGATAAGGAAACCGGAGTGGAATTCTTTTGGGATTTTAAAGTAGAAGTAAAAAGTTCAGTGTATGAAGGTTGGTTGGTGATGAGTGATGTCGCTGGTGAAGCAAGGTTGGATATGGCGTCCTTAATTGAAGAGGAGTATGAGGTTATTCCAGACGTATTAGGATATACTGGTTCAAGTCTTCATTTAGAAGGGGCTCCTGGGCTTGTGTATTGCTATGGCTATGATCCGACTCTTTATGGAGTTTATGTAACCAGTGAAGGAACAGGTACAACCAAAATCGATCCGGAAACATTTGATTGGTCAGAAGATTTGAGATTGAGCTATGAAGCAATTGCTAATTTCCCAGCTAAGCTGAATGCTGATAAAATCTACTCTAAAGGGGGGTATGTGTCTTTTATGGTTAAAGACAATAATATTTATTATTACTACAGAACTTACCAAGTTAAGTATGGTGCCCCTGTCAATAAGGTAGCAAATGAATCAACAAGTTTTAAGGCTTCCGAATTTGTTTCGGCAGGACCGGGTTCAATTACACATTCTGTGTTTTTTGACGAAGATAATAAGAGATTTCTCAGACATCTTGGCGCCAATAATTTGGAGGCTGCTGTGATGCCAAATAATGCTACTTTGTTTGACTATAACATAGGCATGGACCTGGTTTTCATGACCTACACCACCTATAATAATGGAGAGGCATTTGCGATTCTAAAAGATGGAACTACTTACCATATTGCCAGAATGCTTCAGAGAAATAGAAATATTAGACAGGTGTATTTTGAGGAAATTTCTGTTCCCGGTTTTGAGCAAGCTGAAAATTTCGCGATACAACCTGATTTTGGTTACCTGTTTTTCAATATTGGTAGCAAAATCTATGAATATGATGTTTCCTCTAAGGTAGCACATGAAATGTTGGATATGGCCGGAAGAGAAATTACCCATATGGAATTTAACTCCAGTTCTCCGGTAGGTAGTCAGTTGATTGTAGCACTAAATGATCCTTCAAAGCCTGAAGGAAGTACTGGTAGCTTAGAGTTTTATGAAGTGCCTGCTGTAAATGGACAGATTGTATTCGATTCAAAACTGGAAGGTTTTGGAAAGATTACGGGCATAGCTTATAGAAGCAGGTAA
- a CDS encoding aspartyl protease family protein: MNKIKSKKPIDLMKYIGRNKAQYGLTKALLLFFCVFLLGYSGNAQSKKEIIKSVEAFEAAMKSRDLEAIKALIAPDFMIGVYGGDTRDYLLESIVKVYPQINDIVFIKKETQKDIALAEVIVKDQKGGGKRGNLAYDKNGLLIYTDFFDRLYKLDRYTDRGLVASIPFELAEGKMLVQLKLNDSPDFLTMIFDTGADGMALSPNAAKRIGIKNTEDRETAVVGGKTRVKFSKNNTVHLNDSLELKNQNLVVFPGMSGRADGLIGGGILRNFTTRMDFDKGMIELYDFNSYEANKKDQVLPVDFNSGIPVIPINYFLDNKEEELTANMVFDTGAGYNMIFFGPYVGKENLEDGFKAEFYSTNYSMGVATPTKMGYMDYATIGGYKLQNLLISLQAEDPDKGKWNSDAGSFGLELIKKFNVTIDRLHHKLYLEPNENYKRPTDFVLAGMILHFNEQNELEVKQVIGGTRASNEGIIPGHKIMMINDYNVEDLMIAENRIALMNEDNEDFLLRILAEDQMRQVTVSQ; the protein is encoded by the coding sequence ATGAATAAAATAAAAAGTAAAAAGCCAATAGATTTAATGAAATATATTGGAAGAAATAAAGCACAATATGGATTGACCAAAGCCCTGTTACTCTTTTTCTGTGTTTTTCTATTGGGATATTCTGGAAATGCCCAGAGCAAGAAGGAAATAATAAAATCTGTGGAGGCCTTTGAAGCTGCGATGAAGTCGCGTGACTTAGAAGCAATAAAGGCCTTGATTGCACCTGATTTTATGATAGGGGTTTACGGAGGGGATACGAGAGATTATCTGCTGGAGAGTATTGTAAAAGTGTACCCCCAAATCAACGACATTGTTTTCATAAAAAAAGAGACTCAGAAAGACATCGCTTTGGCTGAGGTGATTGTAAAAGATCAGAAAGGAGGGGGAAAGCGAGGTAATTTGGCTTATGATAAAAACGGATTGTTAATTTATACTGATTTTTTTGATAGGCTTTACAAACTCGATCGCTACACTGACAGGGGATTGGTAGCTTCCATTCCATTTGAGTTGGCGGAAGGGAAAATGCTTGTCCAGCTTAAATTAAATGATAGTCCTGATTTCCTGACTATGATCTTTGATACAGGAGCAGATGGAATGGCTTTGAGTCCGAATGCTGCAAAAAGAATTGGCATAAAAAACACAGAAGATCGTGAAACGGCTGTGGTAGGGGGAAAGACCAGGGTGAAGTTCTCCAAGAACAACACCGTTCACCTTAATGATAGCCTTGAACTGAAAAATCAAAATTTGGTTGTTTTTCCAGGAATGTCAGGAAGAGCAGATGGGCTTATTGGTGGTGGAATCCTTAGAAACTTTACCACTAGGATGGACTTTGACAAGGGGATGATTGAACTTTATGACTTTAATTCTTACGAAGCAAATAAGAAAGATCAGGTGCTTCCTGTGGATTTTAATTCTGGCATACCTGTCATACCGATAAATTATTTTTTGGATAATAAGGAGGAAGAACTTACTGCAAATATGGTATTTGATACTGGGGCAGGCTATAACATGATTTTTTTCGGTCCATATGTAGGTAAGGAAAATCTAGAAGATGGTTTTAAGGCAGAGTTTTATTCTACCAATTACAGCATGGGAGTGGCTACGCCTACAAAAATGGGATACATGGATTATGCCACAATAGGTGGTTATAAGCTGCAGAATTTACTGATTTCGTTGCAAGCGGAGGATCCAGATAAAGGCAAATGGAACAGCGATGCCGGATCGTTTGGACTAGAGCTTATTAAGAAATTCAATGTGACCATAGATCGGTTACATCACAAGCTTTATTTGGAGCCCAACGAAAATTATAAAAGACCGACTGACTTTGTTCTGGCAGGAATGATATTGCATTTCAATGAGCAAAATGAATTGGAAGTGAAACAGGTGATTGGAGGAACAAGGGCGAGTAATGAAGGCATCATCCCAGGCCATAAAATTATGATGATCAATGATTACAATGTAGAGGATCTCATGATTGCCGAAAATAGGATAGCATTGATGAATGAAGATAATGAAGATTTTCTGTTGAGAATTCTTGCAGAAGATCAAATGAGACAGGTTACTGTCTCTCAATAG
- a CDS encoding TlpA disulfide reductase family protein: MKKLICILTLLYFVANTVAWSNEIEGFAMIKGKVDYDLKYKEINLQRVVEGKLETVSMTTMDENGEFGFILPIEEAGFYHLSITNNVNMLRFYLENGVELDLNIEKESYDLAGENLGHNELVTEWNTVVTKMFDINRRGTLKGYKEFFPLVENEVIVKAEDLKKKVNTGDEDFDRLMKLSIQADVEEQACAFFRYPRTYQPTKEDYPDFYNNWEKEVKFSNPEILKLWNGLAYMSNYSLVYDFILAEDEERPKDINDLSRFNTRIEDPALKDVYYRSYFSTARFQSGQYEKAMSYARPYMTSEKSKALIVELEKKLFSEVGQPGFQFEYEDINGDLVAFDSFKGKIVYVDIWATWCGPCIKQIPYLKELEEELHDEDIVFLSISIDVEKDKEKWKKFVKEKELKGVQLIADKAWQSGLVKNYEIKGIPRFMIFDKDGNIVTTDAIRPSSPELKGQLLELLKK, translated from the coding sequence ATGAAAAAACTAATTTGCATTTTGACACTACTTTATTTCGTAGCCAATACAGTGGCATGGTCAAACGAGATAGAGGGGTTTGCCATGATTAAAGGCAAAGTAGATTATGATCTCAAGTACAAAGAAATCAACCTTCAAAGAGTAGTGGAGGGAAAACTGGAAACGGTTTCGATGACCACAATGGATGAAAACGGAGAGTTTGGTTTTATTTTACCAATAGAAGAAGCTGGTTTTTACCACCTAAGCATTACGAACAATGTAAACATGCTGAGGTTTTATTTGGAAAATGGGGTAGAGTTAGACTTGAACATTGAAAAGGAAAGTTATGACTTGGCTGGAGAAAATCTGGGACATAATGAATTGGTGACAGAATGGAATACAGTTGTTACCAAAATGTTTGATATTAACAGACGAGGTACCTTAAAAGGGTATAAGGAGTTTTTTCCCCTTGTAGAAAATGAAGTGATAGTAAAAGCAGAAGACCTAAAGAAAAAGGTCAATACGGGAGATGAAGATTTTGACAGATTGATGAAACTATCTATTCAGGCAGACGTTGAGGAACAGGCTTGTGCCTTTTTTAGATACCCTAGAACTTACCAGCCTACCAAAGAGGATTATCCTGATTTCTATAATAATTGGGAAAAGGAAGTGAAATTTTCAAATCCGGAGATTTTGAAATTATGGAATGGGCTGGCTTATATGTCTAATTATTCTTTGGTGTATGATTTTATTTTGGCTGAGGATGAAGAAAGACCTAAGGATATCAATGACCTAAGTAGATTTAACACTAGAATTGAAGATCCAGCGCTTAAGGACGTTTATTACAGGAGCTATTTTTCTACAGCACGATTTCAGAGCGGTCAATATGAAAAAGCCATGTCTTATGCGAGACCTTATATGACTTCGGAGAAGAGCAAGGCTCTTATTGTAGAATTAGAGAAAAAATTGTTCAGTGAAGTAGGTCAGCCAGGTTTTCAATTTGAGTATGAGGATATCAATGGAGATTTAGTTGCTTTTGATTCCTTTAAAGGAAAAATTGTTTATGTGGATATCTGGGCTACTTGGTGTGGGCCATGTATTAAGCAAATTCCCTACTTGAAAGAATTGGAAGAAGAGCTTCATGATGAAGATATCGTATTTTTGAGCATTTCCATTGATGTAGAAAAAGACAAAGAGAAGTGGAAGAAATTCGTCAAAGAAAAAGAGCTTAAAGGGGTTCAGTTGATCGCAGATAAGGCTTGGCAATCAGGCTTGGTCAAGAACTATGAAATCAAAGGTATTCCGAGGTTTATGATCTTTGATAAGGACGGAAATATCGTCACTACAGACGCTATAAGGCCCTCAAGCCCAGAATTAAAGGGGCAACTTCTAGAATTGCTAAAAAAGTAA